Proteins encoded together in one Myxococcus stipitatus window:
- a CDS encoding ATP-binding protein produces the protein MTLAAAPEPDSRARINLEWLLRLRWGLLLGQALVIALAAYGLELALPVPVLGALLGLEAVTNLAVRMWLGRARVTDGTIGKLMLWDTLVLTGLLALSGGTHNPFTTLYLVNVALGTVLLPARWIWGLLAFTLTAFGSLFVLQDVELAPGLSRPDHAALMRLHLNGMWVAFAVAAGFIVYFVQRVTRALGERELELAEARALHARREKVASLATLAAGAAHELSTPLSTIAVVSKEVERALAASGTPEAVREDLRLIRQQVDRCRDVLVQMSADAGQTTGEAFHVVALGRLVEDSLAELSGVERVKVELPAELGTWEVHGPPRALARVLRGLVKNALQASAPSRPVELRVAAGRGGARLEVRDFGAGMPAEVLSRAGEPFFTTKAPGEGMGLGLFLARTLAEQLGGALELRSAPGQGTTACLALPAGAPSSRSVAS, from the coding sequence ATGACGCTCGCCGCCGCTCCCGAACCGGACTCCCGCGCCCGCATCAACCTCGAGTGGCTCCTGCGGCTGCGCTGGGGCCTGCTCCTGGGGCAGGCGCTGGTCATCGCGCTGGCGGCGTATGGCCTGGAGCTGGCGCTGCCGGTGCCGGTGCTGGGGGCGCTGCTCGGGCTGGAGGCGGTGACGAACCTGGCGGTGCGCATGTGGCTGGGGCGCGCGCGGGTGACGGATGGGACCATTGGCAAGCTGATGCTGTGGGACACGCTGGTGCTCACCGGGCTGCTGGCGCTCAGCGGTGGCACGCACAACCCCTTCACCACGCTGTACCTGGTGAACGTGGCGCTGGGGACGGTGCTGCTGCCCGCGCGGTGGATATGGGGGCTGCTGGCCTTCACGCTGACGGCGTTCGGGTCGCTGTTCGTGTTGCAGGACGTGGAGCTGGCGCCGGGGTTGTCGCGGCCGGACCACGCGGCGCTGATGCGGCTGCACCTGAATGGCATGTGGGTGGCGTTCGCGGTGGCGGCGGGCTTCATCGTGTACTTCGTGCAGCGCGTGACGCGGGCGCTCGGCGAGCGGGAGTTGGAGCTGGCCGAGGCGCGGGCGCTGCATGCCCGGCGGGAGAAGGTGGCCTCGCTGGCGACGCTGGCGGCGGGGGCGGCGCACGAGCTGTCCACGCCGCTGTCGACCATCGCGGTGGTGTCGAAGGAAGTGGAGCGGGCGCTGGCGGCGTCGGGCACGCCGGAGGCGGTGCGCGAGGACCTGCGGCTCATCCGTCAGCAGGTGGACCGCTGCCGGGACGTGCTGGTGCAGATGTCGGCGGACGCGGGGCAGACGACGGGCGAGGCCTTCCACGTGGTGGCGCTGGGGAGGCTGGTGGAGGACTCGCTCGCGGAGCTGTCCGGGGTGGAGCGGGTGAAGGTGGAGCTGCCGGCGGAGCTGGGGACGTGGGAGGTGCACGGACCGCCGCGCGCGCTGGCGCGGGTGCTGCGCGGCCTGGTGAAGAACGCGCTCCAGGCGTCCGCGCCGTCGAGGCCGGTGGAGCTGCGGGTGGCGGCGGGGCGTGGCGGGGCGCGGCTGGAGGTGCGGGACTTTGGGGCGGGCATGCCAGCGGAGGTGTTGTCGCGGGCGGGCGAGCCGTTCTTCACGACCAAGGCGCCGGGGGAGGGCATGGGGCTGGGGCTGTTCCTGGCGCGGACGCTGGCGGAGCAGCTCGGCGGCGCGTTGGAGCTGCGCTCGGCGCCCGGGCAGGGCACGACGGCATGTCTGGCATTGCCGGCGGGCGCGCCTTCGTCGAGGAGCGTGGCATCATGA
- a CDS encoding response regulator transcription factor, with amino-acid sequence MSVGASGGQHPSLLLVDDDATLRERLARAFRERGWEVTTAGDHEEALAAARRESPEYAVVDLRMPGRSGLEVVRDLLAVDASTRAIVLTGYGSIATTVDAIRLGAVNYLPKPADVDDILAAFERASGEPSLAAPETFEAPSLARAEWEHIHRVLADCNGNISEAARKLGIHRRSLQRKLQKYPPSR; translated from the coding sequence ATGAGCGTGGGAGCAAGTGGCGGACAGCACCCGAGCCTGCTGCTGGTGGACGACGACGCGACGTTGCGGGAGCGACTGGCGCGGGCGTTCCGCGAGCGGGGCTGGGAGGTGACGACGGCCGGGGACCACGAGGAGGCCCTGGCCGCCGCGCGCCGCGAGTCTCCCGAGTACGCGGTGGTGGACCTGCGCATGCCGGGCCGCAGCGGCCTGGAGGTGGTGCGGGACCTGCTGGCGGTGGACGCGTCCACGCGCGCCATCGTGCTGACGGGGTATGGGAGCATCGCGACGACGGTGGATGCGATTCGGCTGGGGGCGGTGAACTACCTGCCCAAGCCGGCGGACGTGGACGACATCCTCGCGGCCTTCGAGCGCGCGTCGGGAGAGCCGTCGCTCGCGGCGCCCGAGACGTTCGAGGCGCCGTCGCTGGCGCGGGCGGAGTGGGAGCACATCCACCGCGTGCTCGCGGACTGCAACGGCAACATCTCCGAGGCCGCGCGCAAGCTCGGCATCCACCGCCGCTCCCTCCAGCGCAAGCTCCAGAAGTATCCCCCGTCGCGGTAG
- a CDS encoding transporter: MKASLLPILLCGALVLLPGSRAWACATCACGDPTLMSMGTEQPFAGRLRLSTTLRAWGQTVGHERVDALRLREARMDVAVAYAPLPWLFLSATLPLQAREVREVSLARERGWGVGDVEVTAKAFLFKDREFSADHLFSVLVGVKLPTAPKLRAEDGALLELDTQLGSGSVDPLAGLAYQHFRGDWSFLLSATGFLPTRGIQGYRAGASVRTTAAAQFQPSAKWAVRMGIDGRVESAADIDGDEEANGGGFIAYASPDLLFSPTTDVVVGAGVRVPFFNRLRGRVAPTPIAMMSVAYDL; this comes from the coding sequence GTGAAAGCCTCCCTCCTCCCCATCCTGCTGTGTGGCGCGCTGGTGCTCCTGCCCGGCTCGCGCGCCTGGGCCTGCGCCACCTGCGCCTGCGGCGACCCGACGCTCATGTCCATGGGCACGGAGCAGCCGTTCGCCGGGCGCCTGCGCCTGTCCACCACCCTGCGGGCCTGGGGGCAGACGGTGGGCCACGAGCGGGTGGACGCGCTGCGGCTGCGCGAGGCCCGCATGGACGTGGCCGTCGCGTACGCGCCGCTGCCCTGGTTGTTCCTCTCCGCCACCCTGCCCCTGCAGGCCCGTGAGGTGCGCGAGGTGAGCCTGGCGCGCGAGCGCGGCTGGGGCGTGGGCGACGTCGAGGTGACCGCCAAGGCGTTCCTCTTCAAGGACCGGGAGTTCTCCGCGGACCACCTCTTCAGCGTGCTCGTGGGCGTGAAGCTGCCCACCGCGCCCAAGCTGCGCGCGGAGGACGGGGCGCTGCTGGAGCTGGACACGCAGCTGGGGAGCGGCTCGGTGGACCCGCTCGCGGGGCTGGCCTACCAGCACTTCCGGGGCGACTGGTCCTTCCTCCTGAGCGCCACGGGCTTCCTGCCCACGCGGGGCATCCAGGGCTACCGCGCGGGCGCGTCCGTGCGCACCACGGCGGCGGCGCAGTTCCAGCCGTCCGCGAAGTGGGCGGTGCGCATGGGCATCGACGGCCGGGTGGAGTCGGCCGCGGACATCGACGGCGACGAGGAGGCGAACGGCGGAGGCTTCATCGCCTACGCGTCGCCGGACCTCCTCTTCAGTCCGACCACGGACGTGGTGGTGGGCGCGGGGGTGCGCGTCCCCTTCTTCAACCGGCTCCGCGGACGCGTGGCGCCCACTCCCATCGCGATGATGTCCGTCGCGTACGACCTCTGA